A region of Subtercola boreus DNA encodes the following proteins:
- a CDS encoding DEAD/DEAH box helicase, which produces MPDYSKNSSTGGNKFGPKSAGHRGQKPAAAGASKKARWSPDERAARGAAPTNRGERPNWEPRAATPTRESNYSDRGSRPSYGDRNDRGASTGRPSYGDRNSSGAGRSDRPSYGDRPDRGARTERPSYGDRGASTGRSSYGDRNSSGAGRSDRPSYGDRPARSTERPSYGDRNASGAGRSDRPSYGDRGASTGRPSYGDRPERSERPSYGDRGASTGRPSYGDRNASGAGRTERPSYGDRPARTERPSYGDRPDRGARTERPSYGDRGASTGRPSYGDRPERTERPSYTERAGRPERPTYGDRPARTERPERTERPSYGDRPDRGARTERPSYGDRPARTERPSYTDRPARSFEDRRDSNTDRAARGSDFYPKRENNGYSDGAGTAAAGRFGAGDDVVLERLEAEVTTASDVVDKTFGDLGLGDNIQRQLASMGAPSPFPIQAATIPDVLAGKDVLGRGKTGSGKTIAFGAPLVERLMENDGAKGRKPGRLPRALILAPTRELAMQIDRTVQPIARSVGLFTTPIFGGVPQFKQVSALQRGTDIIIATPGRLEDLIEQGRLDISQVKIVVLDEADHMCDLGFLEPVQRILRQTAPKSQKLLFSATLDKGVAQLVNEFLVEPAVHEVAGEDQASSTIDHRVLLIEQRDKRAIIEQLASGEGKTLIFARTRAFAEELADQLDDAGIPSTSLHGDLNQSRRTRNLQLLTSGRVNVLVATDVAARGIHVDDINLVIQADAPDEYKTYLHRSGRTGRAGKQGTVVTLISKSRRRRMDELLERADIEATMVPAAPGDRLIDDLQSAHA; this is translated from the coding sequence ATGCCCGATTACTCAAAGAATTCCTCGACCGGCGGTAACAAGTTCGGTCCGAAGAGCGCAGGCCACCGAGGCCAGAAGCCCGCCGCGGCCGGCGCCTCGAAGAAGGCCCGCTGGAGCCCCGACGAGCGTGCCGCTCGCGGAGCCGCCCCCACGAACCGTGGAGAGCGCCCCAACTGGGAGCCGCGCGCCGCAACCCCCACCCGCGAGTCGAACTACAGCGACCGCGGATCGCGTCCCTCCTACGGCGACCGCAACGACCGCGGTGCGTCGACGGGCCGCCCGTCCTACGGTGACCGTAACTCCTCCGGAGCCGGCCGGAGCGACCGTCCTTCATACGGTGACCGTCCCGACCGTGGTGCTCGCACCGAGCGTCCGAGCTACGGCGACCGCGGTGCATCCACCGGCCGTTCCTCGTACGGTGACCGCAACTCGTCGGGCGCGGGTCGGAGCGACCGTCCCTCGTACGGCGACCGTCCCGCGCGGAGCACCGAGCGCCCGTCGTACGGTGACCGCAACGCGTCGGGTGCCGGCCGGAGCGACCGTCCCTCCTACGGCGACCGTGGAGCATCCACGGGCCGTCCGTCCTACGGGGACCGCCCCGAGCGCAGCGAACGTCCGAGCTACGGCGACCGCGGAGCATCCACCGGCCGTCCGTCCTACGGCGACCGCAACGCCTCCGGCGCCGGCCGCACCGAGCGTCCGAGCTACGGTGACCGCCCGGCTCGCACCGAGCGCCCCTCGTACGGCGACCGTCCCGACCGCGGTGCTCGCACCGAGCGTCCGAGCTACGGCGACCGTGGAGCATCCACCGGCCGTCCCTCCTACGGCGACCGCCCCGAGCGCACCGAACGCCCCAGCTACACCGAGCGTGCCGGCCGCCCCGAGCGCCCGACGTACGGTGACCGCCCGGCGCGCACCGAGCGTCCCGAGCGCACCGAGCGTCCCTCGTACGGCGACCGTCCCGACCGCGGCGCCCGCACGGAGCGTCCGAGCTACGGCGACCGCCCGGCCCGCACGGAGCGCCCCAGCTACACCGACCGCCCCGCGCGCTCGTTCGAGGACCGCCGCGACTCCAACACCGACCGTGCCGCCCGTGGCAGCGACTTCTACCCGAAGCGCGAGAACAACGGCTACAGCGACGGAGCCGGAACCGCAGCCGCGGGCCGCTTCGGAGCCGGCGACGACGTCGTGCTCGAGCGCCTCGAAGCCGAAGTGACCACCGCCAGCGACGTCGTCGACAAGACGTTCGGCGACCTCGGCCTCGGTGACAACATCCAGCGCCAGCTCGCGTCGATGGGTGCCCCGAGCCCGTTCCCGATCCAGGCAGCCACCATCCCCGACGTTCTCGCCGGCAAGGATGTTCTCGGCCGCGGCAAGACCGGCTCGGGCAAGACCATCGCCTTCGGTGCCCCGCTCGTCGAGCGCCTGATGGAGAACGACGGAGCCAAGGGCCGGAAGCCCGGCCGCCTGCCGCGTGCCCTCATCCTCGCTCCGACGCGTGAGCTCGCGATGCAGATCGACCGCACCGTGCAGCCCATCGCCCGCTCGGTCGGCCTGTTCACGACGCCGATCTTCGGCGGCGTTCCCCAGTTCAAGCAGGTCTCGGCGCTGCAGCGCGGCACCGACATCATCATCGCGACCCCCGGTCGCCTCGAAGACCTCATCGAACAGGGCCGCCTCGACATCTCGCAGGTCAAGATCGTCGTTCTCGACGAGGCCGACCACATGTGCGACCTCGGGTTCCTCGAGCCGGTCCAGCGGATCCTCCGCCAGACCGCGCCGAAGAGCCAGAAGTTGCTCTTCTCGGCCACCCTCGACAAGGGTGTCGCCCAGCTCGTGAACGAGTTCCTCGTCGAGCCGGCTGTGCACGAGGTCGCCGGTGAAGACCAGGCCTCCTCCACGATCGACCACCGCGTGCTGCTCATCGAGCAGCGCGACAAGCGTGCGATCATCGAGCAGCTCGCATCCGGTGAGGGCAAGACGCTGATCTTCGCCCGCACCCGTGCGTTCGCCGAGGAGCTCGCCGACCAGCTGGATGACGCGGGCATCCCGTCCACGTCGCTGCACGGCGACCTCAACCAGTCGCGTCGCACGCGGAACCTCCAGCTGCTCACCAGCGGCCGGGTCAATGTGCTCGTTGCGACAGACGTCGCCGCACGCGGCATCCACGTCGACGACATCAACCTGGTCATCCAGGCCGATGCTCCCGACGAGTACAAGACCTACCTGCACCGTTCGGGCCGTACGGGCCGCGCGGGCAAGCAGGGCACCGTCGTGACGCTCATCTCGAAGTCGCGTCGTCGCCGCATGGACGAGCTCCTCGAGCGCGCCGACATCGAGGCGACGATGGTTCCGGCCGCCCCCGGCGACCGCCTCATCGACGACCTGCAGAGCGCACACGCGTAG
- a CDS encoding TMEM175 family protein encodes MVFTRGYDRLVNLSDAVIAIAVTLLILPLVDRAGDISSTSPAQFLEDNVQGLLLFGLSFVVIARFWLLHHQIYRVIEGYTIPLVWVNFAWLLSIVFLPFPTELLGQGTTVSTVTGALYIGTMLVTSVTGLVQLVIIARRPEMQLESVRGTLRLTPAVVATCAMAAAFALSFAIGLYSLFLLLLSGFVEGQIARHQKARATAARASASASPSPANHSTSDH; translated from the coding sequence ATGGTGTTCACCCGCGGCTACGACCGGCTCGTCAACCTGAGCGACGCAGTGATCGCGATCGCCGTGACGCTGCTGATCCTCCCCCTGGTCGACAGGGCGGGCGACATCAGTTCGACGTCGCCCGCCCAGTTCCTCGAGGACAACGTGCAGGGTCTCCTGTTGTTCGGGCTGAGTTTCGTCGTCATAGCCCGGTTCTGGCTGTTGCACCACCAGATCTACCGGGTCATCGAGGGATACACGATCCCGCTCGTCTGGGTGAACTTCGCCTGGCTGCTCTCGATCGTCTTCCTGCCCTTCCCGACGGAGCTCCTCGGCCAGGGCACCACCGTCAGCACCGTGACCGGGGCTCTCTACATCGGCACGATGCTCGTGACCTCGGTGACCGGGTTGGTGCAGCTCGTGATCATCGCGCGAAGACCCGAGATGCAACTCGAGTCGGTGCGGGGCACCCTGCGCCTCACACCCGCTGTCGTCGCCACCTGCGCCATGGCGGCGGCGTTCGCGCTCTCCTTCGCGATCGGGCTCTACTCGCTGTTCCTGCTGCTGCTCTCCGGCTTCGTCGAGGGGCAGATCGCCCGCCACCAGAAGGCCCGCGCGACTGCCGCGCGCGCCTCGGCCTCCGCCTCCCCCTCCCCCGCCAACCACTCGACCTCCGATCACTGA
- a CDS encoding antitoxin HicB: protein MASQEVRAFTVVAAREGRWWIITVPELDAVTQARHAREIEDMATGLISALLDIEEESISVAVTLELPERVAAVWGEASALHDRALADERRSSALRRQVVRELLTSSGLSQRDTARLLGLSSQRVQQLAHQ, encoded by the coding sequence ATGGCATCGCAGGAGGTTCGCGCGTTCACGGTTGTCGCTGCCCGGGAGGGCCGATGGTGGATCATCACGGTGCCTGAGCTCGATGCCGTCACGCAGGCGCGGCATGCGCGCGAGATCGAGGACATGGCTACCGGTCTCATCTCTGCGCTTCTCGACATCGAGGAGGAGTCCATCAGTGTCGCTGTCACTCTCGAGTTGCCCGAGCGCGTCGCTGCGGTCTGGGGCGAGGCGTCAGCGCTTCATGACCGGGCGCTTGCCGACGAGAGGCGTTCGTCAGCATTGCGCCGCCAGGTGGTCAGGGAGCTCTTGACCTCCTCGGGCCTCAGTCAGAGGGACACGGCCCGGTTGCTCGGTTTGTCCTCCCAGCGCGTTCAGCAACTGGCGCACCAGTAG
- a CDS encoding MFS transporter, whose translation MSTHTGSVRLPVSAPARTGRRAWLAVLSVALGSFVLVLSEFLPIGLLPAIAADLDVSIGTAGLVVVATGLAAAVSAPVVTIVTSSLDRRVVLIALSAALVVADVAGALAPNFTVLLAARLLLGVALGGFWAIGAAVASRLVQPGSVIRATSFITAGISVATVVSLPLGALISSLASWRLAFLIGAGLALVALLGQLLLLPGIPSIQRVRTSTLVALLKVPRARIGLIGAAFVFFAQFAAYTFVSPYLEELVRLDPASITLALLVFGVAGVAGNFIAGFALDRSITATVVGAMAIAAVAILLLPIVAGSAVGAFVLLALWGMVWGGLPLAMQTWVISAAPAAAEGGLALFVTTIQISIAAGSTAGAVAVSTGGIAVDFWLAGGIAAVGAVTVLVLGVRRASAASASDAGEPITVKPNPCEALPGSSTLQPC comes from the coding sequence ATGAGCACTCACACCGGAAGCGTCCGGCTCCCCGTCTCCGCCCCCGCCCGCACTGGCCGGCGGGCCTGGCTGGCCGTCCTCTCGGTCGCGCTCGGCTCGTTCGTGCTGGTGCTCTCGGAGTTCCTGCCGATCGGCCTGCTTCCGGCCATCGCCGCCGACCTCGACGTGAGCATCGGCACCGCGGGCCTCGTCGTCGTCGCGACCGGCCTCGCCGCCGCAGTGAGCGCGCCCGTCGTGACCATCGTCACCTCGAGCCTCGACCGCCGCGTCGTGCTCATCGCCCTGTCGGCCGCGCTGGTGGTCGCGGATGTCGCGGGCGCTCTCGCCCCGAATTTCACCGTTCTGCTCGCCGCCCGTCTGCTGCTCGGCGTGGCCCTCGGCGGATTCTGGGCCATCGGCGCCGCAGTCGCATCCCGACTCGTGCAACCGGGGTCGGTCATCCGCGCCACCTCGTTCATCACCGCCGGCATCTCCGTCGCCACTGTCGTCAGCCTGCCCCTCGGCGCCCTGATCTCCTCCCTCGCCAGTTGGCGGCTCGCCTTCCTGATCGGCGCGGGCCTGGCCCTGGTCGCGCTCCTCGGCCAGCTCCTGCTGCTGCCGGGCATCCCGTCGATTCAGCGTGTGCGCACGTCGACCCTCGTCGCCCTGCTGAAGGTTCCGCGGGCCCGGATCGGGTTGATCGGGGCCGCGTTCGTCTTCTTCGCCCAGTTCGCCGCCTACACCTTCGTCTCCCCCTACCTCGAAGAGCTGGTGAGACTGGATCCCGCCTCGATCACACTGGCCCTGCTCGTGTTCGGTGTCGCGGGCGTCGCCGGCAACTTCATCGCCGGCTTCGCCCTCGACCGCAGCATCACCGCGACCGTCGTCGGAGCGATGGCGATCGCGGCTGTCGCCATCCTGCTGCTGCCGATCGTCGCCGGAAGCGCCGTCGGAGCGTTTGTGCTCCTCGCGCTCTGGGGCATGGTCTGGGGCGGCCTGCCCCTCGCGATGCAGACGTGGGTGATCTCCGCAGCCCCCGCGGCGGCGGAAGGGGGCCTGGCACTGTTCGTCACGACCATCCAGATCTCCATCGCGGCCGGATCGACGGCCGGTGCCGTCGCGGTCAGCACAGGCGGGATCGCCGTCGACTTCTGGCTGGCCGGGGGGATCGCGGCCGTCGGTGCCGTCACCGTCCTGGTGCTCGGGGTTCGCCGGGCATCCGCCGCCTCCGCGTCCGACGCCGGCGAACCGATCACCGTGAAGCCGAACCCGTGCGAAGCCCTCCCGGGTTCATCAACCCTGCAGCCCTGCTGA
- a CDS encoding YhgE/Pip family protein codes for MSIQNTAAPAAEAAPVRSHRRRSRWWFAVAAVAVIVVPLAANALFSGAFSNVSDNLDKVPAAVVNNDKLLTTTAADGTQSTVYAGRGLVTELTGPGQTGFDWNVTNSEDAAKGLADGTYYAVLTIPENFSAQINTLGTPAPAQGSIDIQTDDSHGYLAGVVASTVGTALKAGFGQTITAQVLTGVYSGLGTVGTQLSTAANGATQLGTGASTLTDGLNQLATGASGAASGAATLSSGISQYTGGVDSLADGVQTLDAQAGNLSQLSDGVSTYTGGISTLAGGFSSLQSGIVAAVNSNPNIPDAQKQQLLGTYAQLSGGLNQAAAGGSTLSSQTSSGLDALQGGISELSSGASQLSSGSGQLRDGASQLSDGVAQLATGAQQSAAGAGQLATGATTLASGLQTGADALTKSSATDPAASAKVAADPIAVNVTTLNSAGGIGSVIAILIVPAGLWIGALAIFLLLRPIRTSLLASSASTGRLVLRIFGRASLFAAIQALVVVAYLQFSLNTPWSSLPALLGFALLVALAFTAFHQFLRSAFGRVGAVVSLILFAVQIATTAGIYPVEILSGPFQFISSISPVAYAVSGMQGILAGGSAGTVWASVAVLGILLLLSLLFAGAALARRRRPERTGWLLVGAPARETGPRRVARQSEHAGPAGAAAPGASRPGLAT; via the coding sequence ATGAGCATCCAGAACACTGCCGCCCCCGCCGCAGAGGCCGCCCCCGTGAGATCCCACCGACGCCGCAGCAGATGGTGGTTCGCCGTGGCTGCGGTCGCCGTGATCGTCGTCCCGCTGGCGGCCAATGCGCTCTTCTCCGGGGCGTTCTCGAACGTCTCCGACAACCTGGACAAGGTGCCGGCGGCTGTCGTCAACAACGACAAGCTGCTCACCACGACCGCGGCCGACGGCACGCAGTCCACCGTCTACGCCGGTCGCGGACTGGTCACCGAGCTCACCGGCCCCGGCCAGACCGGCTTCGACTGGAACGTCACCAACAGCGAAGATGCCGCCAAGGGCCTCGCCGACGGCACCTACTACGCCGTGCTGACGATCCCCGAGAACTTCTCCGCCCAGATCAACACGCTCGGCACGCCCGCTCCCGCACAGGGTTCGATCGACATCCAGACCGACGACTCGCACGGCTACCTCGCCGGTGTGGTCGCCAGCACCGTCGGCACCGCGCTGAAGGCGGGTTTCGGCCAGACAATCACGGCCCAGGTGCTGACCGGGGTCTACTCCGGGCTCGGAACGGTCGGCACGCAGCTGAGCACGGCTGCGAACGGTGCCACACAGCTCGGCACGGGAGCTTCGACCCTCACCGACGGGCTCAACCAGCTCGCCACGGGAGCGTCGGGTGCAGCATCCGGAGCCGCCACACTCAGCTCGGGCATCAGCCAGTACACCGGCGGCGTCGACTCCCTGGCAGACGGCGTGCAGACGCTCGACGCCCAGGCCGGCAACCTCTCGCAGCTCTCCGACGGCGTCAGCACCTACACGGGCGGCATCTCGACCCTCGCGGGTGGGTTCAGCTCGCTGCAGTCGGGCATCGTCGCCGCGGTGAACTCGAACCCGAACATCCCGGACGCCCAGAAGCAGCAGCTGCTCGGAACCTACGCCCAGCTCTCCGGTGGGCTCAACCAGGCCGCGGCGGGCGGTTCGACCCTTTCGTCGCAGACGTCGTCGGGTCTGGATGCCCTCCAGGGCGGCATCTCAGAGCTCTCCTCCGGCGCCTCCCAACTCTCCTCCGGCTCCGGCCAGCTGCGGGACGGTGCGTCTCAGCTGTCCGACGGTGTCGCGCAGCTCGCCACCGGAGCGCAGCAGTCCGCCGCGGGTGCGGGCCAGCTCGCCACCGGTGCCACCACGCTCGCCTCGGGGCTCCAGACGGGCGCGGATGCGCTGACCAAGAGTTCCGCAACGGATCCGGCTGCCTCCGCCAAGGTCGCCGCCGACCCGATCGCGGTGAACGTGACGACGCTGAACAGCGCCGGGGGGATCGGCAGTGTCATCGCGATCCTCATCGTTCCCGCCGGGCTCTGGATCGGGGCTCTCGCGATCTTCCTGCTGCTCCGCCCGATCCGGACGTCGCTGCTGGCGAGTTCGGCCTCGACGGGCCGGCTCGTGCTGCGCATCTTCGGCCGGGCCTCCCTCTTCGCGGCGATCCAGGCGCTGGTCGTGGTGGCCTACCTGCAGTTCAGTCTCAACACGCCCTGGTCGTCGCTGCCCGCGCTGCTCGGATTCGCGTTGCTGGTCGCGCTCGCCTTCACGGCGTTCCACCAGTTCCTGCGGTCGGCGTTCGGCCGGGTCGGGGCGGTCGTGTCGCTCATCCTCTTCGCGGTGCAGATCGCGACGACGGCTGGCATCTACCCGGTGGAGATCCTCTCCGGCCCGTTCCAGTTCATCAGCAGCATCTCCCCGGTGGCGTATGCCGTCTCGGGCATGCAGGGCATCCTGGCCGGTGGGTCCGCGGGCACGGTCTGGGCAAGCGTCGCCGTTCTCGGCATCCTGCTGCTGCTCAGCCTGCTCTTCGCAGGAGCCGCGCTCGCCAGGCGACGCCGGCCGGAGCGTACCGGGTGGCTGCTCGTGGGGGCGCCAGCGCGCGAGACCGGTCCGCGCCGCGTGGCGCGGCAGTCGGAGCATGCGGGGCCGGCGGGCGCCGCTGCGCCGGGCGCCTCACGGCCCGGGCTCGCGACCTGA
- a CDS encoding type II toxin-antitoxin system HicA family toxin, whose protein sequence is MVKEVKQREVERVLAAEGWILARTKGGHNVWKSPDGESLAIPTHGTVSPGVVRQVLKRVPGAPERWR, encoded by the coding sequence ATGGTGAAGGAAGTGAAGCAACGCGAGGTTGAAAGGGTTCTCGCCGCAGAAGGTTGGATACTCGCCAGAACCAAGGGTGGTCACAATGTCTGGAAGTCACCCGACGGTGAGTCGCTGGCCATACCGACGCACGGAACCGTGTCGCCGGGCGTCGTGAGACAAGTGCTCAAGAGGGTGCCGGGAGCGCCCGAAAGGTGGAGGTAG